A region of Drosophila suzukii chromosome 2L, CBGP_Dsuzu_IsoJpt1.0, whole genome shotgun sequence DNA encodes the following proteins:
- the LOC108021731 gene encoding uncharacterized protein encodes MLERRRRSQLRLDPLIPTPTKTTTMRRTRRVCFNFEANEPLRTRRRRRREFLHPYFMTYPPIYSPMQLGHPWGFDFCPNMYGNLFESTNRLNAGEQYECNSQEALHTPEETQNTSGPEIVHDLKDIFMGLDGYLQAEKVKLIETCKENTNTTESPENQSPDPKESQLSVLTDIMCETISRLNGYIGNHSKQQEFQSALNPINQFREGVPPIHVLQLPVQPLIVPSYPSSENYPSSESFFQKKPQLERLPWLKERKRKRPLKSTTYIHMQNQESSTDDLPKILEASFSTNNIPRTVRQSTKDAGTTMWCPMDCCRRCCGGVRSQEGFSPTQERTPEDPEIAYSLRSTDDFPPPCLKAPPPSIKSEEEIYDQGQYYQPKGESIYLLGSPQSSSYISSCDYRHEAGNLRYSFIEEEEEQVDEDDWYQNASDKLAELEVEQDFFRQTQMTTKEQNLQTDPETSSDNSIVNIITTSDKALSTTEINPITNREPMKIERICKKSSLKQRLKLKSGKSTHKVMFEKVLHTEGVQVQPEMRSTGTDPIPTIPKVKRNSCKQIRSTFKSKR; translated from the coding sequence ATGTTAGAGCGTCGGCGGAGATCCCAGCTAAGACTGGATCCCTTAATTCCCACTCCAACAAAAACCACTACAATGCGAAGGACCCGTCGAGTGTGCTTTAATTTTGAAGCTAATGAGCCCCTAAGAACTCGAAGAAGACGAAGAAGGGAGTTCCTCCATCCTTACTTTATGACCTACCCTCCAATTTATAGCCCTATGCAGCTGGGACATCCATggggctttgatttctgcccCAATATGTACGGAAATTTATTTGAATCCACAAACCGTTTAAATGCCGGCGAGCAATATGAATGTAATTCACAAGAAGCATTGCATACTCCGGAAGAAACCCAAAATACGTCAGGTCCCGAGATTGTTCATGACCTTAAGGATATTTTTATGGGATTGGATGGCTATTTGCAAGCGGAAAAAGTCAAGCTTATCGAAACTTGTAAAGAAAATACCAATACCACTGAGAGCCCTGAGAATCAAAGCCCTGATCCCAAGGAAAGCCAGCTCTCTGTCCTGACCGATATTATGTGTGAAACCATAAGTCGATTAAACGGCTATATAGGCAATCATTCCAAACAACAGGAGTTTCAGTCTGCTCTAAACCCAATAAACCAGTTCAGGGAAGGAGTGCCACCTATCCATGTGTTGCAGCTACCGGTGCAACCACTGATCGTTCCATCATATCCATCTTCGGAAAACTATCCATCATCTGAATCCTTTTTTCAAAAGAAACCCCAACTGGAACGTTTACCTTGGTTGAAGGAGCGAAAACGTAAACGTCCTCTTAAGTCCACTACCTATATACACATGCAGAATCAGGAAAGTAGTACTGATGACTTGCCTAAGATTTTGGAAGCATCATTTTCAACCAATAACATCCCAAGAACCGTAAGACAATCTACTAAGGATGCTGGCACAACCATGTGGTGTCCTATGGATTGCTGTAGGCGATGTTGCGGTGGGGTCAGGAGTCAGGAAGGCTTTTCTCCTACACAAGAAAGGACACCAGAGGATCCAGAGATCGCATATTCCTTAAGATCAACTGATGACTTTCCGCCTCCTTGCCTCAAGGCCCCACCACCAAGTATTAAATCAGAGGAAGAAATCTATGATCAGGGACAGTATTATCAACCAAAGGGTGAATCCATCTACCTGCTTGGCTCTCCTCAATCATCTAGTTATATTTCCAGTTGCGATTATCGTCATGAGGCGGGAAATCTAAGATATTCTTTTATCGAGGAAGAGGAGGAGCAGGTGGATGAGGATGACTGGTACCAAAATGCTAGCGATAAGTTAGCTGAACTGGAAGTGGAGCAAGACTTCTTTAGGCAAACTCAAATGACTACTAAAGAGCAAAACCTTCAAACTGATCCGGAAACCTCCAGTGATAACAGCATTGTAAATATAATAACCACTAGCGATAAGGCTCTCAGCACCACAGAAATAAATCCTATAACCAACCGAGAACCAATGAAAATTGAGAGGATCTGCAAAAAGTCTTCTTTGAAACAGCGCCTTAAGCTTAAAAGTGGGAAAAGTACTCACAAAGTAATGTTTGAAAAAGTGCTGCACACCGAAGGAGTGCAGGTCCAACCGGAAATGAGATCCACGGGAACGGATCCAATTCCTACAATACCCAAGGTTAAGAGAAATTCTTGCAAGCAGATACGCTCTACCTTTAAGTCCAAAAGATAA
- the LOC108021732 gene encoding uncharacterized protein CG42266 codes for MFCEQPAPEPEKKVCRCKNCVLRHSDILPWPEPLGFMAERDNDKDGHNSRRVSTRTIPSMDSVYTLRDGTEKQQNDHYKNQNNNRNEPTISSYPAPYNRHEGTTPANQGGTTPAYYGTGGNTPIRTLPTQQQQQPAQPTILLIVVNKNDPPPFPPGRGYPGYPGPGAGYQSQGRSPRYQGQGPYQGPGPREFPSPGGGPPRYYYPPPGPGNGPRGRPRPNYEHEHVRYNQRRYSDGLSNSRNGYQDRFQERSQDRYQDDWNGQPRYSYAGQPRILRRQEDRRNCRCAPPTEKSQPESPPSPPDNEDVLRDQLEASNKKKSKQRLVGSGIGNTESGRNGSMGTPNNTTEYYAESESPQEVIVTDAKNKTYKCIQVPICISTGKTNTCRCCKCAPVEDPEKEESLDEEAECVCNQNGKCTCVPGEMFQDENACQCDLTNLERILRELIPNADCMCYLKKKRRRRRKKWTPKVYYDRFANPPFVLNPKPRCLDYGISPFRNPCYNPCCCAPVGKSCYNCDYGCRC; via the exons ATGTTCTGTGAGCAGCCGGCGCCAGAACCGGAGAAGAAAGTCTGTCGCTGCAAGAACTGTGTACTCCGCCATTCGGATATCCTTCCCTGGCCCGAACCTCTTGGATTCATGGCTGAACGAGACAATGATAAAGATGGCCACAACAGTCGTCGGGTGTCCACCCGAACAATACCCTCGATGGACAGCGTGTATACCTTAAGAGATGGCACGGAGAAGCAGCAGAACGATCATTACAAAAATCAGAACAATAATCGTAACGAACCAACTATATCTAGTTATCCGGCACCATATAATCGACACGAGGGCACCACTCCTGCAAACCAGGGGGGTACGACTCCAGCTTATTATGGAACTGGTGGCAATACGCCAATAAGGACATTGCCAacacagcaacagcagcagccagcTCAACCCACCATCCTGCTGATTGTGGTCAA CAAGAACGATCCACCACCGTTTCCACCGGGCAGAGGGTACCCCGGGTACCCTGGTCCTGGAGCTGGGTATCAAAGTCAAGGACGAAGCCCAAGATATCAGGGCCAAGGGCCATATCAAGGTCCAGGTCCCAGGGAATTTCCAAGTCCAGGAGGAGGACCACCAAG ATATTACTATCCACCACCTGGACCTGGAAATGGACCCAGGGGAAGGCCAAGACCTAACTATGAACATGAGCATGTTCGCTa TAACCAACGTCGTTATAG CGACGGTTTGAGTAACAGTCGAAATGG GTACCAAGATAGATTCCAGGAAAGATCCCAGGATAGATACCAGGATGACTGGAACGGACAGCCAAG ATATTCTTATGCCGGACAGCCACGAATACTTCGTCGCCAAGAAGATCGACGAAATTGTCGCTGTGCTCCTCCAACGGAGAAATCTCAACCGGAAAGCCCGCCAAGTCCCCCAGATAATGAAGATGTCCTTCGGGATCAGCTTGAAGCAAgtaataaaaagaaaagcaaGCAACGCCTAGTGGGCAGCGGAATTGGCAATACAGAATCTGGGAGAAATGGAAGTATGGGGACACCAAATAACACAACGGAATATTATGCAGAAAGCGAAAGTCCGCAGGAAGTGATTGTGACCGATGCCAAAAACAAGACATACAAATGCATACAA GTACCCATTTGCATCTCAACTGGAAAAACGAATACCTGTCGCTGTTGCAAATGTGCCCCCGTTGAGGATCCGGAAAAAGAGGAGTCATTGGACGAGGAGGCGGAATGCGTCTGCAATCAAAATGGAAAGTGCACCTGTGTTCCCGGCGAAATGTTCCAAGATGAAAATGCCTGCCAGTGCGATCTGACCAATTTGGAGAGAATTCTTCGAGAACTAATACCAAATGCCGATTGCATGTGCTACTTAAAGAAGAAACGACGCAGGCGTCGCAAGAAGTGGACTCCAAAAGTCTATTACGATCGGTTTGCCAATCCTCCGTTTGTCCTTAATCCAAAACCCAGATGCCTGGATTATGGCATAAGTCCTTTCCGTAATCCTTGCTATAACCCTTGCTGCTGTGCGCCAGTTGGAAAGAGCTGCTACAACTGTGACTACGGCTGTAGGTGTTAA